One region of Peromyscus eremicus chromosome 4, PerEre_H2_v1, whole genome shotgun sequence genomic DNA includes:
- the Tmem230 gene encoding transmembrane protein 230, giving the protein MMPSRTNLTTGIPSSKVKYSRLSSTDDGYIDLQFKKSPPKIPYKAIALATVLFLIGTFLIIIGSLLLSGYISKGGADRAVPVLIIGILVFLPGFYHLRIAYYASKGYRGYSYDDIPDFDD; this is encoded by the exons ATGATGCCATCTCGTACCAACCTGACCACTGGAATCCCCAGTAGTAAAGTAAAGTATTCAAGGCTTTCCAGCACAGACGATGGCTACATTGACCTTCAG ttTAAGAAAAGCCCTCCTAAGATCCCTTATAAGGCCATTGCACTTGCCACCGTGCTGTTTTTGATTGGCACCTTTCTCATAATCATAGGCTCTCTCCTGCTGTCGGGCTACATCAGCAAAGGG GGGGCAGACCGAGCTGTTCCTGTCCTCATCATTGGCATTTTGGTGTTCCTGCCAGGATTTTACCATTTGCGCATCGCCTACTATGCATCCAAAGGCTACCGGGGTTACTCCTATGATGACATTCCAGACTTTGATGACTAA
- the Pcna gene encoding proliferating cell nuclear antigen, translating to MFEARLVQGSILKKVLEALKDLINEACWDISSGGVNLQSMDSSHVSLVQLTLRSEGFDTYRCDRNLAMGVNLTSMSKILKCAGNEDIITLRAEDNADTLALVFEAPNQEKVSDYEMKLMDLDVEQLGIPEQEYSCVVKMPSGEFARICRDLSHIGDAVVISCAKDGVKFSASGELGNGNIKLSQTSNVDKEEEAVAIEMNEPVQLTFALRYLNFFTKATPLSPTVTLSMSADVPLVVEYKISDMGHLKYYLAPKIEDEEGS from the exons ATGTTCGAGGCTCGTCTGGTCCAGGGCTCCATCCTGAAGAAGGTATTGGAGGCTCTCAAAGACCTCATCAATGAGGCCTGCTGGGACATCAGCTCGGGCGGCGTGAACCTGCAGAGCATGGACTCGTCGCACGTCTCCTTGGTGCAGCTCACTCTGCGTTCCGAAGGCTTCGACACGTACCGCTGCGACCGCAACCTGGCCATGGGCGTGAACCTCACCAG CATGTCCAAAATACTAAAATGTGCTGGTAATGAAGACATCATTACATTAAGAGCTGAAGATAATGCTGATACCTTAGCGCTAGTATTTGAAGCACCAA ATCAAGAGAAAGTTTCAGACTATGAAATGAAGTTAATGGACTTAGATGTTGAACAACTTGGAATCCCT GAACAGGAGTACAGCTGTGTAGTAAAGATGCCTTCTGGTGAATTTGCACGCATATGCCGGGATCTTAGCCATATTGGAGATGCTGTTGTAATATCCTGTGCAAAGGATGGGGTGAAGTTTTCTGCAAGTGGAGAGCTTGGAAATGGAAACATTAAGTTGTCACAAACAAGTAATGTTGATAAAGAGGAGGAAGCT GTAGCCATAGAGATGAATGAGCCAGTTCAGCTAACTTTTGCACTGAGGTACCTGAACTTTTTCACAAAAGCCACTCCACTGTCTCCTACAGTAACACTCAGTATGTCTGCAGATGTACCCCTTG TTGTAGAGTATAAAATTTCTGACATGGGACACTTAAAGTATTATTTGGCTCCCAAGATCGAAGATGAAGAAGGCTCTTAG